Genomic segment of Acidobacteriota bacterium:
GAACGGTGCGTCGAGCGACAGGTGCGAATTCGATATCTTGAGAGTGTCCGATACCTCACCCTCCGATAACTCCAGTTCCTTGGCGATTTCAACCGGCGACGGCAGCCTTCCCAGATTCTGCTCCAGGCGACTGGCCACCTTGCCGATTTTGTGCAGCGTCCCGACCCGGTTGAGCGGGAGGCGGACAATCCGGCTCTGTTCGGCCAGCGCCTGAAGAATCGCCTGACGAATCCACCAGACCGCGTAACTGATGAACTTGAACCCCCGGGTCTCATCGAACCGTTTGGCCGCTTTGATCAGCCCGATGTTTCCTTCGTTGATCAAATCGGCGAGCGACAGACCCTGGTTCTGATATTGTTTCGCTACCGAGACGACGAAGCGCAGATTGGCCTTTGTCAGTTTCTCCAGAGCTCTCTTATCGCCCTGCTTTATCCTTCGTGCCAGGCGCACTTCCTCTTCCGCGTTGATGAGCGGTGTCTCTCCAATCTCGCGAAGATACAGATCGAGCGAGCGA
This window contains:
- a CDS encoding sigma-70 family RNA polymerase sigma factor, whose product is MAKQSLKYRDEDRSLDLYLREIGETPLINAEEEVRLARRIKQGDKRALEKLTKANLRFVVSVAKQYQNQGLSLADLINEGNIGLIKAAKRFDETRGFKFISYAVWWIRQAILQALAEQSRIVRLPLNRVGTLHKIGKVASRLEQNLGRLPSPVEIAKELELSEGEVSDTLKISNSHLSLDAPFTQSEDNSLIDILEDEFQPSPYEALLDSSLRVEIEKALDTLTPREAEVINLYFGLNHEKALTLEEIGARFSLTRERVRQIKEKAIRRLRHASRSRSLRAYLN